From the genome of Triticum aestivum cultivar Chinese Spring chromosome 3B, IWGSC CS RefSeq v2.1, whole genome shotgun sequence, one region includes:
- the LOC123071275 gene encoding uncharacterized protein isoform X4, with the protein MVTYSQRISMRCEAHQKKYPDAKVISLGIGDTTQHIPSIFTSIMTKALPFSNFLVGLPVQVSRIIDGDMDDSCGLDKANA; encoded by the exons ATGGTTACTTATTCCCAGAGG ATTAGCATGAGATGTGAAGCACACCAGAAGAAGTACCCAGACGCCAAGGTCATCAGTTTGGGCATCGGTGACACGACCCAACACATACCAAGCATCTTCACATCTATCATGACCAAG GCTTTGCCCTTTAGTAATTTCCTTGTTGGTCTGCCCGTACAG GTATCTAGGATTATTGATGGTGACATGGATGATTCCTGTGGTCTGGACAAG GCCAATGCATGA
- the LOC123071275 gene encoding uncharacterized protein isoform X3, with amino-acid sequence MGGAAVGPGRADVGVDAVRRRRPRCPRLIRSNLLPAPAADGVVGEGRPVLADHWRCVVLPSLCNCVVMISMRCEAHQKKYPDAKVISLGIGDTTQHIPSIFTSIMTKVSRIIDGDMDDSCGLDKANA; translated from the exons ATGGGAGGCGCTGCAGTCGGTCCGGGTCGCGCGGACGTCGGGGTGGATGCAGTGCGCCGGCGACGGCCCCGTTGTCCTCGACTCATCAGATCCAACCTCTTGCCCGCGCCAGCTGCTGACGGAGTAGTCGGTGAAGGGAGGCCCGTTCTTGCCGACCACTGGCGTTGCGTCGTGCTACCGAGCCTCTGCAACTGTGTCGTGATG ATTAGCATGAGATGTGAAGCACACCAGAAGAAGTACCCAGACGCCAAGGTCATCAGTTTGGGCATCGGTGACACGACCCAACACATACCAAGCATCTTCACATCTATCATGACCAAG GTATCTAGGATTATTGATGGTGACATGGATGATTCCTGTGGTCTGGACAAG GCCAATGCATGA
- the LOC123071275 gene encoding uncharacterized protein isoform X2 has protein sequence MGGAAVGPGRADVGVDAVRRRRPRCPRLIRSNLLPAPAADGVVGEGRPVLADHWRCVVLPSLCNCVVMISMRCEAHQKKYPDAKVISLGIGDTTQHIPSIFTSIMTKALPFSNFLVGLPVQVSRIIDGDMDDSCGLDKANA, from the exons ATGGGAGGCGCTGCAGTCGGTCCGGGTCGCGCGGACGTCGGGGTGGATGCAGTGCGCCGGCGACGGCCCCGTTGTCCTCGACTCATCAGATCCAACCTCTTGCCCGCGCCAGCTGCTGACGGAGTAGTCGGTGAAGGGAGGCCCGTTCTTGCCGACCACTGGCGTTGCGTCGTGCTACCGAGCCTCTGCAACTGTGTCGTGATG ATTAGCATGAGATGTGAAGCACACCAGAAGAAGTACCCAGACGCCAAGGTCATCAGTTTGGGCATCGGTGACACGACCCAACACATACCAAGCATCTTCACATCTATCATGACCAAG GCTTTGCCCTTTAGTAATTTCCTTGTTGGTCTGCCCGTACAG GTATCTAGGATTATTGATGGTGACATGGATGATTCCTGTGGTCTGGACAAG GCCAATGCATGA
- the LOC123071275 gene encoding uncharacterized protein isoform X1 — protein MGGAAVGPGRADVGVDAVRRRRPRCPRLIRSNLLPAPAADGVVGEGRPVLADHWRCVVLPSLCNCVVMISMRCEAHQKKYPDAKVISLGIGDTTQHIPSIFTSIMTKALPFSNFLVGLPVQVSRIIDGDMDDSCGLDKVASSHLPS, from the exons ATGGGAGGCGCTGCAGTCGGTCCGGGTCGCGCGGACGTCGGGGTGGATGCAGTGCGCCGGCGACGGCCCCGTTGTCCTCGACTCATCAGATCCAACCTCTTGCCCGCGCCAGCTGCTGACGGAGTAGTCGGTGAAGGGAGGCCCGTTCTTGCCGACCACTGGCGTTGCGTCGTGCTACCGAGCCTCTGCAACTGTGTCGTGATG ATTAGCATGAGATGTGAAGCACACCAGAAGAAGTACCCAGACGCCAAGGTCATCAGTTTGGGCATCGGTGACACGACCCAACACATACCAAGCATCTTCACATCTATCATGACCAAG GCTTTGCCCTTTAGTAATTTCCTTGTTGGTCTGCCCGTACAG GTATCTAGGATTATTGATGGTGACATGGATGATTCCTGTGGTCTGGACAAGGTTGCTTCCAGTCACTTGCCTAGCTAA